A single Aggregatilinea lenta DNA region contains:
- the mvk gene encoding mevalonate kinase, producing MTEFAATPVYVSAPSKLMLLGEHAVVHHRPCLVTAMDARLHMTLSLAAPGDDTFTVSAPDVGVERVQGRLAEAFAGGEALARGTRFIESALAVFRDAYGLPRGLVIETHSDFSSQYGLGSSSATVASALFGLAQVYGVDIEPLRLFELGFDAIHRVQHTGSGFDLAAAIYGGTLFYDNGTPRQIAPLDAPPPPLVVGYSGIKADTSTYVRRVGERLAAWPAAMTGIFDVMAQLARDGRAAVEAGDWARLGELMDMQHGLAHALGVDVAQTAALVFAARNAGAYGAKLSGAGGGDCMIALVPEDRRAAVEAALEAAGGEVVRIAPGAPGVRREEE from the coding sequence GTGACTGAGTTTGCCGCCACGCCCGTTTACGTTTCCGCGCCCAGCAAGCTCATGCTGCTCGGCGAGCACGCCGTCGTGCATCACCGCCCGTGCCTCGTCACGGCGATGGACGCGCGCCTGCACATGACGCTGAGCCTCGCCGCGCCCGGCGACGATACGTTCACCGTTTCCGCGCCGGACGTGGGTGTGGAGCGGGTGCAGGGCCGGTTGGCGGAAGCCTTCGCGGGCGGCGAAGCGCTGGCACGCGGCACGCGTTTCATCGAGAGTGCGCTGGCCGTCTTCCGCGACGCGTACGGTCTGCCGCGCGGTCTGGTGATCGAGACGCACAGCGATTTTTCGAGCCAGTATGGGCTGGGCAGCTCGTCCGCGACGGTCGCCAGCGCGCTGTTCGGGCTGGCGCAGGTCTACGGCGTCGACATCGAGCCGCTGCGCCTGTTCGAGCTTGGCTTCGACGCGATCCACCGCGTGCAGCACACCGGGTCCGGCTTCGACCTCGCGGCGGCGATCTACGGCGGCACGCTGTTTTACGACAACGGCACGCCGCGCCAGATCGCGCCGCTGGATGCGCCCCCGCCCCCGCTGGTCGTCGGCTATTCGGGCATCAAGGCGGACACCAGCACCTACGTCCGGCGGGTGGGTGAGCGCCTCGCGGCGTGGCCTGCCGCCATGACGGGTATCTTCGACGTGATGGCGCAGCTCGCGCGCGACGGTCGCGCGGCGGTCGAGGCGGGCGACTGGGCGCGCCTGGGAGAGTTGATGGATATGCAGCACGGGCTGGCGCACGCGCTCGGCGTGGACGTAGCGCAGACGGCGGCGCTGGTTTTCGCGGCGCGAAACGCGGGCGCGTATGGCGCGAAATTGAGCGGCGCGGGCGGCGGCGACTGCATGATCGCGCTCGTGCCGGAGGATCGCCGCGCGGCGGTCGAGGCGGCGTTGGAAGCCGCCGGGGGCGAAGTGGTGCGGATTGCACCGGGCGCGCCGGGAGTCCGGCGCGAAGAGGAGTGA
- a CDS encoding branched-chain amino acid ABC transporter substrate-binding protein, which translates to MRKFKSLRFLMLIALLAIAISPVAAQDDETTVTIAADDPIIIVVATDLTGPIAEFGLDIAQAVEVAVAEINDAGGIDGHQVELITEDDRCSGDEATTVANRVVSNPQVVAVVGHICSGATIAASDVYEEARIPMMSPSATAAGVTERGLDVMNRVAFRDDVQGVVDANYMYKVLGLTKIAVMHDNDSYGLGLAEVVRDTFTELGGEVVGFEGISVDDQDYRSVLTTLVPDAPEAIFFGGYVQQAVLLVPQMQDVGLGDVIFFSDDGVYGEAFIDGAGDAAEGGYASFAQTPETDPERLEAFDATYEDMFGVAPADLGPFHYHAYDSAKMILGAIESVAEAQDDGSLVIDRNALVEAVRGTADYDGLTGMLTCDEKGDCGAGSIAINLVEDGAWVAVELPADLVAPAATAEAAQ; encoded by the coding sequence ATGCGCAAGTTCAAGTCCCTCCGGTTCCTGATGTTGATCGCCCTGCTGGCCATCGCGATCAGTCCCGTTGCAGCACAAGATGACGAAACCACGGTGACGATCGCTGCCGACGATCCTATCATCATCGTGGTCGCCACCGACCTCACCGGCCCGATCGCTGAGTTCGGTCTCGACATCGCCCAGGCCGTTGAAGTGGCCGTAGCGGAGATCAACGACGCGGGTGGCATCGACGGCCATCAGGTCGAGCTGATCACCGAAGATGATCGTTGCTCCGGTGACGAAGCCACCACCGTGGCAAACCGCGTCGTCTCCAACCCGCAGGTCGTGGCCGTGGTCGGCCACATCTGCTCCGGCGCGACGATCGCCGCCTCTGACGTGTACGAAGAAGCCCGCATCCCGATGATGTCGCCGAGCGCGACCGCCGCTGGCGTGACCGAGCGCGGCCTCGACGTGATGAACCGCGTGGCCTTCCGTGACGACGTTCAGGGCGTGGTCGATGCCAACTATATGTACAAGGTGCTCGGCCTGACCAAGATTGCCGTCATGCACGACAACGACAGCTATGGCCTGGGCCTCGCGGAAGTCGTCCGCGACACCTTCACCGAGCTGGGCGGCGAAGTCGTCGGCTTTGAAGGCATCAGCGTGGACGACCAGGACTATCGTTCGGTCCTGACGACCCTCGTGCCCGACGCGCCGGAAGCCATCTTCTTCGGCGGCTACGTCCAGCAGGCCGTGCTGCTCGTCCCGCAGATGCAGGACGTTGGCCTGGGCGACGTGATCTTCTTCAGCGACGACGGTGTGTACGGCGAAGCGTTTATCGACGGCGCGGGTGATGCGGCTGAAGGCGGTTACGCGAGCTTCGCGCAAACCCCCGAAACTGATCCGGAGCGTCTCGAAGCCTTCGACGCGACCTACGAAGATATGTTCGGGGTTGCGCCGGCTGATCTCGGCCCGTTCCACTACCACGCGTATGACTCGGCCAAGATGATCCTGGGCGCAATCGAATCGGTTGCCGAAGCTCAGGACGACGGCAGCCTGGTCATCGACCGTAACGCGCTGGTCGAAGCCGTGCGCGGCACCGCCGACTACGACGGCCTGACCGGTATGCTCACCTGCGACGAAAAGGGTGACTGCGGCGCGGGCAGCATCGCCATCAACCTCGTGGAAGACGGCGCGTGGGTTGCGGTCGAACTCCCGGCAGACCTCGTAGCCCCGGCTGCGACGGCAGAGGCCGCTCAATAA
- a CDS encoding TetR/AcrR family transcriptional regulator yields the protein MEPDGPPRQTRTERRKAATRGKIVNAASRLFRAHGFDATTMERIAEEADVAKATLYSYFSAKEAILNDYVKQAFQEQNANKRALLRDLPDTRARLTAILNELIKRVQAQHAIFEKYLAYRVQNVVSLHPPEGGTVKSDFDSLADEIITLGQAAGDIRADLPRDMLIDLFEFVFVEIAKRYYMQPDAFDARAAIEQGVSLYLNGASPAP from the coding sequence ATGGAGCCGGATGGGCCACCCCGCCAAACTCGAACCGAACGCAGGAAAGCAGCCACGCGCGGCAAAATCGTGAACGCAGCCAGCCGCCTCTTCAGAGCGCACGGCTTTGACGCGACCACGATGGAGCGCATCGCAGAAGAAGCGGACGTCGCCAAGGCGACGCTGTACAGCTACTTCTCGGCCAAGGAAGCGATCCTCAACGACTATGTAAAGCAGGCGTTTCAGGAACAAAACGCCAACAAGCGCGCGCTGCTGCGGGATCTGCCGGATACGCGCGCACGCCTGACGGCGATCCTGAACGAGCTGATCAAGCGGGTGCAGGCACAACATGCCATCTTCGAAAAGTACCTCGCCTACCGGGTCCAGAATGTCGTCTCGCTGCATCCCCCGGAGGGCGGGACGGTCAAGAGCGACTTCGACTCATTGGCAGACGAGATCATCACGCTGGGACAGGCCGCGGGCGACATCCGCGCCGACCTGCCGCGCGACATGCTGATCGACCTGTTCGAGTTCGTGTTCGTCGAGATCGCCAAGCGATACTACATGCAGCCGGATGCATTCGATGCGCGCGCAGCGATTGAGCAGGGGGTGAGCCTGTACCTGAACGGCGCCAGCCCTGCCCCATAG
- a CDS encoding branched-chain amino acid ABC transporter permease, producing the protein MLTLFSLPVRFGVGALAGYALLQALGGFVPHVYEVVNTILALLFIVACGTLTSTLTAVALERIAYRPLRRAPRLTPLISAIGASFFLQQAMANILGPQQRFYVRPKLISGTINLNLGSLGVIPITKTGIIIVLVSILLMIVLYLFVQRSRTGRAMRAVAEDKDTASLMGVDVDHVIVVTFAIGAMLAGAAGVMLGFHNLSFNWRSGFIPGLKAFTAAVLGGIGNIPGAMFGGFFLGLVEALGPIALGIPAEYKDVIAFSLLVLVLIFRPTGIFGEVLSEKKV; encoded by the coding sequence ATGCTGACCCTGTTCTCGCTGCCGGTCCGCTTTGGGGTCGGCGCGCTGGCCGGATACGCGCTGCTCCAGGCGCTGGGCGGCTTCGTGCCCCACGTGTACGAGGTCGTCAACACCATCCTGGCCCTGCTGTTCATCGTGGCATGCGGTACGCTCACCTCGACCCTAACGGCGGTCGCCCTGGAGCGCATCGCCTACCGCCCGCTGCGACGCGCGCCGCGCCTGACCCCGCTCATCAGCGCGATCGGCGCGTCGTTCTTCCTGCAGCAGGCGATGGCGAATATTCTGGGGCCGCAGCAGCGCTTTTACGTGCGCCCCAAGCTGATCAGCGGCACGATTAACCTCAACCTCGGCAGCCTGGGCGTCATCCCCATCACCAAAACCGGCATTATCATCGTGCTGGTCTCGATCCTGCTGATGATCGTGCTCTATCTGTTCGTGCAGCGCTCCCGTACCGGACGTGCCATGCGCGCCGTCGCGGAAGACAAGGACACAGCTTCGCTCATGGGCGTGGACGTGGACCACGTGATCGTGGTCACCTTCGCCATCGGCGCGATGCTGGCCGGCGCGGCAGGCGTCATGCTGGGCTTCCACAACCTGTCGTTCAACTGGCGCAGCGGGTTTATTCCCGGCCTCAAGGCGTTCACGGCGGCGGTACTGGGCGGGATCGGCAACATTCCCGGCGCGATGTTCGGCGGCTTCTTCCTGGGGCTGGTCGAAGCGCTCGGCCCGATTGCGCTGGGCATCCCGGCGGAATACAAGGACGTCATCGCGTTCAGCCTGCTGGTGCTGGTCCTGATCTTCCGCCCGACCGGTATCTTCGGTGAAGTGCTCTCGGAAAAGAAGGTCTAG
- a CDS encoding polyprenyl synthetase family protein, protein MSSTTYEALFAPILADVEAEMRAARREQTEIAPILWNVIDYQFGWDLDEGDSMAQKVTGKKIRPLLMALVAQAVRGEYRQVLPAGAALEFIHNFTLIHDDVMDSSTDRRHRAAVWTQWGAWQAINSGDGLYALAMLASTRLRQIGTPADKIVRVFEALSRACLQTAEGQILDMDFEHRKQVSVDDYVTMVANKTGALIECAAMVGAVLSTDDETIVEHYTRFGRDLGIAFQIRDDYLGVWGDEAQTGKSATSDIRDKKKSYPVLVAFERASDADRAQLDAIYRQDTLADADVQTVLGVLARADAQAHTDRIAQDYYDSAMDRLAQTGIDNAAQDAIRQYAAFLVRRAY, encoded by the coding sequence ATGTCTAGCACCACCTACGAAGCCCTCTTCGCGCCGATCCTCGCGGACGTCGAGGCGGAAATGCGCGCTGCCCGCCGCGAGCAAACCGAGATCGCGCCGATTCTGTGGAACGTGATCGATTACCAGTTCGGCTGGGACCTGGACGAAGGCGACAGCATGGCGCAAAAAGTCACGGGCAAAAAGATCCGCCCGCTGCTGATGGCGCTGGTCGCGCAGGCCGTGCGCGGCGAGTACCGGCAGGTGCTGCCCGCCGGAGCCGCGCTGGAATTCATCCACAACTTTACGCTGATCCACGACGACGTAATGGACAGCTCCACCGACCGCCGCCACCGCGCCGCCGTTTGGACGCAGTGGGGCGCGTGGCAGGCGATCAATTCCGGCGACGGACTGTACGCGCTGGCGATGCTCGCCAGCACGCGCCTGCGGCAGATCGGCACGCCCGCCGACAAGATCGTGCGCGTCTTCGAGGCGCTGTCACGCGCGTGCCTGCAAACCGCCGAGGGCCAGATCCTCGATATGGACTTCGAGCACCGCAAGCAGGTGAGCGTAGACGACTACGTGACGATGGTCGCCAACAAGACCGGCGCGCTGATCGAGTGCGCGGCGATGGTCGGGGCGGTGTTGAGCACGGATGACGAAACGATCGTCGAGCATTACACGCGCTTTGGCCGCGATCTAGGCATCGCGTTCCAGATCCGCGACGACTACCTGGGCGTGTGGGGGGACGAGGCGCAAACCGGGAAATCGGCCACGAGCGACATCCGCGACAAGAAGAAGTCGTACCCGGTGCTGGTCGCCTTCGAGCGCGCCTCGGACGCCGACCGCGCGCAACTCGACGCGATCTATCGCCAGGACACCCTCGCTGACGCGGACGTGCAGACGGTGCTCGGCGTGCTGGCCCGTGCGGACGCGCAGGCGCACACGGACCGCATCGCGCAGGACTACTACGACAGCGCGATGGACCGGCTGGCACAGACGGGGATCGACAACGCGGCGCAGGACGCCATCCGTCAGTATGCCGCGTTCCTGGTCCGGCGCGCCTATTAA
- a CDS encoding alpha/beta hydrolase: MPSMKSRLVIMMLKRGHLLQGQLKRRTVIDMNTSILDYRAETDRAAGLIGKPPEGIDVVPVQIGDIYAEWIQPPQASHDKVILYFHGGGYVCGSCRGHRQHVAKFVKGSGVPALLFEYRLAPEHPYPAALDDALAAYRWLLDQGTDPSRVVFAGDSAGGGLALATMLAARDQGTPLPAGAAVLSPWTDLKCTGDSIRTKAKVDPFTPKGAWHVFSHYYTKGSDAGHPWISPLYGDLSGLPPVLIAAGDCDGLFDDSTRFVEKAQQAGTDATLIVGEGLFHCYPVCAPMFPEATQAMAQICAFIAAHAAG; the protein is encoded by the coding sequence ATGCCTAGCATGAAAAGCCGTCTGGTCATCATGATGCTCAAGCGCGGTCATCTGTTACAGGGCCAGTTGAAGCGCCGGACCGTGATCGACATGAACACCTCGATCCTCGACTACCGCGCGGAGACGGATCGCGCCGCCGGGCTGATCGGCAAGCCGCCGGAAGGGATCGACGTCGTGCCGGTCCAGATTGGCGACATATACGCCGAATGGATTCAGCCGCCCCAGGCTTCGCACGATAAGGTCATCCTCTACTTTCACGGCGGCGGCTACGTCTGCGGATCGTGCCGGGGGCACCGCCAGCACGTCGCCAAGTTCGTGAAGGGCAGCGGCGTGCCCGCGCTACTGTTCGAGTACCGTCTCGCGCCGGAACACCCGTACCCAGCGGCACTCGACGACGCGCTGGCGGCGTATCGCTGGCTGCTCGATCAGGGCACCGATCCGTCACGCGTCGTCTTCGCCGGGGATTCGGCGGGCGGCGGGCTGGCCCTGGCGACGATGCTCGCCGCGCGCGATCAGGGCACGCCGTTGCCCGCAGGCGCGGCGGTGCTCTCGCCGTGGACCGACCTCAAGTGCACCGGGGACTCGATCCGCACGAAGGCGAAGGTCGATCCGTTCACGCCGAAAGGCGCGTGGCACGTTTTCAGCCACTACTACACCAAAGGCAGTGACGCGGGCCACCCCTGGATCTCGCCGCTCTACGGTGACCTGAGCGGCCTGCCGCCCGTGCTCATCGCGGCGGGCGACTGCGACGGGCTGTTCGACGACTCGACGCGCTTCGTGGAGAAAGCGCAGCAGGCCGGAACCGACGCGACGCTGATCGTCGGTGAGGGGCTGTTCCACTGCTATCCGGTCTGCGCGCCGATGTTCCCCGAAGCGACGCAGGCGATGGCCCAGATCTGCGCGTTCATCGCGGCGCACGCGGCAGGGTAA
- a CDS encoding glycerophosphodiester phosphodiesterase: MGTSPSTTLIIPGKTRPYIMAHRGSLIECPENTLAAFRRALADGADILETDLHLTADGEFVCIHDATVDRTTSGSGPVGALTLAQIKRLSASYGRAGFEVERVPTLREVAALLPEGVTLALELKIDRFLDPDVCRRLVAELDECGIRGQAVVLSFSLNRLRAVQNVAPDIPTGLITLTNPTPAPPVALLGPLWPLLLLNPFYVRQAHRQGKVVCPLDVQSERRAWLYRRLGCDALMSNDPGAVARALGRTPPTT; this comes from the coding sequence ATGGGCACATCACCTTCAACCACCCTGATCATTCCCGGCAAAACCCGGCCTTATATCATGGCGCACCGGGGCAGCTTGATTGAGTGCCCCGAAAACACGCTGGCCGCGTTCCGGCGCGCGTTGGCCGATGGCGCGGACATCCTCGAAACGGACCTGCACTTGACGGCGGACGGGGAATTCGTGTGCATTCACGACGCGACGGTCGACCGCACCACGTCTGGCAGCGGTCCGGTGGGGGCGCTGACGCTGGCGCAGATCAAACGCCTGAGCGCGTCGTATGGACGCGCGGGCTTCGAGGTCGAGCGTGTGCCCACGCTGCGCGAAGTCGCGGCGCTGCTGCCGGAGGGCGTCACGCTGGCGCTGGAACTGAAGATCGATCGCTTTCTCGACCCGGACGTGTGCCGCCGCCTTGTCGCGGAGCTGGACGAGTGCGGCATCCGGGGGCAAGCGGTCGTGCTCTCGTTCAGCCTGAACCGGTTGCGCGCGGTGCAAAACGTCGCGCCGGACATTCCCACCGGCCTGATCACGCTCACTAACCCGACCCCCGCGCCACCCGTGGCGCTGCTTGGCCCGCTGTGGCCGCTGCTGCTGCTCAACCCGTTTTACGTCCGGCAGGCGCACCGCCAGGGCAAGGTCGTCTGCCCGCTCGACGTGCAGTCGGAGCGGCGCGCCTGGCTTTACCGCCGGCTGGGCTGCGACGCGCTCATGTCCAACGATCCCGGCGCGGTCGCCCGCGCCCTGGGCCGAACACCCCCGACCACCTGA